The sequence AGCTTGTACTAACTCTTCAGGGCCACAACGTTTAGTTAAATAACCACGAGCGCCAGAGTCTAGTGCACTTTGAACAAAAGCAGGGGTGTCATAGATGCTTAAAATAATAGTGCGAAAATCAGGGCGCTTTTGTTTTAAGCGACTTTGGAGTTGTAGACCACTTTCGCCGGGCATAGAGAGATCCATAACCGCAACATCAATATCGTCATGTGCTAAATAAGGCCATGCTTCTTGCCCATTAGAATATTCACCCACGATGTGAATATCAGGCTCTAACATTAAGAGTTGTGCAAAACCAGAACGCACAACAATGTGATCATCTACTAAAGCAACTTTTATCATAATTTTTTATTAGTCAGAGGGTAGTTAGACAATACTTATATGATTTATAACAATCTACTGAAAGATAAGCGAGGAAAAATGGAGAAGAAACTCTGTTTTGAACCTGATATCTCGTTTTTATTAAGGGGGATCGTGACAAGCAAATAATAATGGGTTATTTATTGTTCTTGTTAATTGTTTCCCATAAGCAGGGAACCTCTGCCTATGGGAAGTGGAGCAATCATTTATGGGTTAAGCCACTTGGACGGGGACGGCTTTGGCAATGCGCTTCATTTCATTATTGTCTTCAAAATAGGCGATATTGGGTTTATGACTGCGTGCATCACTATCAGGGATCTGCACATAAGAACAAATAATTAAGCGATCACCAACCGCAGCTTTACGTGCGGCAGCACCATTGACCGAAATAATACGCGAGCCTCTTTCTGCGCAAATGGCGTAAGTTGAAAAACGTTCGCCATTATCAACGTTATAAATATCAATGGCTTCATTTTCAAGAATGCCCGCGGCATCCATAAAATCCTGATCAATTGCGCAAGAGCCTTCATAGTGAAGATCGGCTTGTGTGACTTTTACGCGATGTAGTTTGCCTTGTAACATTGTGCGTAGCATGGTTGTGTTTCCTATTGTTCTAATTATGAAGATTAAACAAGGTTAACTTGTTGGTTATCAATTAAGCGAGTATTACCCAGCCATGCTGCCATTAGGATCACTGCTCGACGGCTCTCTTCATTTAATGGAGTGAGGGTATCTGCATCACAAATAAAGCACTCATCTGCACGAAAACCTTTCTGCTCTAAGGTGTTTTTGGCACTTTGCAGTAGCTGATTAATGTCATGATTACCTGATGCTAATTGTTCTGCGATTTCTTGCATCGTTTGATAAAGTGCAGGCGCTTGTTGTTTTTCGTTATCAGATAATAGGCGATTACGTGAACTGAGTGCTAAACCATTTTTGTCACGTACGATAGCAACAGGAATAATACTCGTATCCATACATAAATCGTTTACCATCTTTTTGATGATTTGCAGTTGTTGGAAGTCTTTTTCACCAAACATTGCAACATCAGGTTGTACAAGATTAAAAAGTTTACTGACAACGGTTGTGACACCACGGAAATGACCTGGTCGACTTGCCCCTTCTAATACGCTAGATAATACAGGTACATCAACAGTAGTTTGATTTTCCATTCCGTGCGGATACATCTCTTTTGCTGAAGGCGCAAAGATAATATCGACTTGTTTATCACGCAGTAACTCACAATCTTCTTGTAAAGTACGAGGATAGTTTGCTAAATCGGCTTCTCTATCAAATTGAAGTGGATTAACAAATATAGATGTGATCACGACATCTGCGTGAATACGGGCTTCTTCAATGAGTTTCAGGTGACCTTCATGAAGATTACCCATGGTTGGAACCAATGCAATGCGTTTACCTTCTTGCTTTAACCGCTTGATTTCTCGGCGTAAGATAAGCGTAGTTTCAATAATTAGCATGGCGTGACTCCTTTACGATATTGATAATTAAGATAGTAAATTAGTTAAATGAATGTTTTTCTTCGGGAAACAAGCCTTGTTCAACGTGTTGAACATAAAGGCTAACAGCCCCTTTTAATGAGCCTGCTTCTTGTAAAAAATCTTTTGAAAACTTAGGCGCTTGAGGTGTTAAGCCCAATAAGTCATGCATTACAAGAATTTGTCCATCAGTGACATTACCTGCGCCGATACCAATAACAGGCATCGTTAATGCGTCTGTAATCGCTTTAGCCAGAGTAACAGGAACACATTCTAATACTGCCAATTGTGCTCCTGCATTTTCAAGGGCGATAGCATCTTGCTTTAACTGCTCGGCTTCATCATGTTCTCTGCCTTGGACTTTATAACCGCCAAAAACATTGACAGATTGTGGTGTTAATCCTAAATGGATACAGACAGGAACCGCACGCTCAGCCAGCATTTTTACTGTTGGAATTAGCCAGCGACCTCCTTCAATCTTCACCATATTAGCCCCTGCTTGCATCAGAATGCCGGCATTAAGGCAAGCTTGTTCAGGTGTTGAATAAGACATAAAAGGCATATCAGCAATTAAGAAAGCATTCGGCGCACCCGCTCTGACACAACGGGTGTGGTAAGCAATTTGTTCAACCGTAACAGGTAACGTGCTGTTATGACCTTGTAGTGTCATTCCTAAGGAATCACCAATCAACATCGCTTGAATACCTTCTTGTGCAAAAAGGCGAGCAAAACTTGAATCATAAGCGGTAAGTGTGGCGAATTTTTTCTTTTCTTGCTTATAGCGATTCAGCGTTGAAAGCGTAGTGGGTTTCATTGCAACAAACTCCATCATTGTCGTTTTTTGTGTGTAGATAACATTATTGCTTAGTGTAATATATTGTTTATTAAGGAAAATATTTAGTTATCAAAATAAAGCCGCTTTCGATTGTAGCATTTAAGGATTAAAAACGAAGAAAAAGTAACGCAATGAGCAATAAAAAATAATAATTGTTAATTTTTATTTATATTTATCAATCGATTATAGGTTAAAAATAAATATGAAAGAGTTTAAAGATTGAGAAGAAGAGGTGAGTTTGAAAAATCGAGGGAAAGAAAAAGCGAAGTGATAGGTTGATACTGTTTATATTTTTTTACAGTATCAACCTTTAGCATTAAAGGCGTATTAGTGTGAAATTACCACTTTTCCATGCCATTTTCAGGCACTAGTGCCAATCTATCTGCTAATAACTCGCCATCAGGAAAGCGAAGATCTGGGGCTAATTCAGCTAATGGATAAAGCATAAATTCGCGTACTTTAAGTCCGTAATGAGGTACGGTTAATCGCTCAGTTTGGATCACATCATCACCAAATAACATAATATCAAGATCAAGCGTTCTTGGCCCCCAACGATGGCCTTCTTTTCTGACACGACCTTGTGCTAATTCAATCGCTTGTGTGTTATTAAGTAACTCTTCTGGTGTTAATGTTGTATCAATCGCAACAGCAACATTAAGGTAATCAGGCTGATCTTGCGGCCCCATTGGGCGAGTACGATACCAAGATGATTGTGCAATCAATGTTGTGTGCGGGATCTCACTGATTGCCTTAATCGCTGAATTCACCTGATTTTCAGGTGAATCCAAATTACTTCCCAAAATGATATAAACACGTTTTTTCTGCTTATTCATTGGTGTTCTCTTGTCTAGATGCAGATTTAGCACTTGGATGGCGAGGGCGTTTACGAGGACGCGGACGCCTGCGAACAGGTGCTTGACCTAATTCAGAGACCATTGAGCGTTGTTGCGTATTGTTAGATGCTTGGAAATCAGCCCACCAATTTGCTAATGCTTCAAGATCGGGATTACGTTGTACATTGGCACGTAATTCCAGTAAATCGAACGCGGCACGGAATTTAGGGTGTTCAAGTAATTTATTCGCACGACGACCTTGGCGTTTAGGTAAGCGTTGTTGTAATTGCCAGATATCACGCATTGTTGTGGTAATGCGTTTTGGTATTGCAATAGTACGGCATTGCTCATCTAAAATATCATTCATCGCCATAGAGAAAGAGTCATAGTAAGAAAGACCGCTTTCTTGGACTAATTTTTCAGCATGTTCAATTAATGGATACCATAGCATCGCGGCAAATAAGAATGCGGGATTAACTCGCATCTCTTTATTGATGCGGTAGTCCGTATTTTTGAGAACTTGATCTAGCATTCTCTCCATCGGCGTATCATGTTGCTCTGTCATTTTTGACGCAATCAGAGGAAACAGTGGCTCAATTAATTGATAACGGCACATTAACTTGTAAGTTTTATAGCCTTGCCCTGTTTGTAATAGTTTTAGTGACTCTTCAAAAAGACGAGCTGATGGAATATTACGCAATAAAGGGGCGAGTCTGCTAATTGGCGCTGCAGTTTCTGGCGCAATTTGCATATCTAATTTGCTGGCAAAACGAATGGCTCTCAGCATTCTGACGGGATCTTCGCGATAACGCGTTTCAGGATCGCCAATTAAGCGAATAATTCCCGCTTTTAGATCTGCTAAACCACCAACGTAGTCACGCACAGCAAAATCATCAACACCGTAATAGAGGCTGTTTAATGTAAAGTCACGACGAATGGCATCTTCTTCAATTGAGCCAAAAATATTATCGCGCAGTAACATGCCACTTTGTGCTTGCTGAGATTGGTTATTATCTGAAACTTCATGATCTTCATGAGATCCGCGGAAAGTCGCAACTTCAATCACTTCAGGACCAAACATAATATGAGCAAGACGGAAACGACGACCGACTAAACGGCTGTTACGGAATAATCGACGTACATCTTCAGGTGTTGCATTAGTGGCAATATCAAAATCTTTTGGTTTTTTTCCCAATAATAAGTCACGGACACCACCACCAACTAAATAAGCCTGAAAGCCAGAGTTATTTAAGCGATAAAGTACTTTTAATGCATTATCACTGATGTCTTTACGTGAAATTGGGTGTTGATCTCTTGGGATCACAGTCATTGGCAAATCACTCCCGTTCGCCTTTTCTTTATTACTCTTTTTTTTACGGGGACGGTCTGCGGATATAGCAGGACGCCGACGCACAGGTTTCTGTGTTTCTTGTATTGGTCGGTCAGATGCAGTGACTGGCCTTTCACTTGCTACCGGTTGTGTGTCTGATGACGTTGTTTGTCGCCCTAGCAGATTACGGCAGAAATGTGCTACTCGATTAAAAATATGACACCTCGAATAATAAATTCTAATAATTAAAAAAAATTAAGCGGCTAATCATAGCCTACTGAACATTTTTTGAGAATGCTTTGTGTGGTTTATTCATATCCTTGTTGCTGATGATTTTGTTTTAAAATCTCAGAAGGTGACCACTTCGCTATCGCAATCTCTAACAATGATGCTAACGAATAATCTTGCCAACCCGCAATAATAGGCTGATTTAGAAACTGTAAAGCATCGATAATGACAGGTCTTGGATCCGTATCAGGTAACGCATGTGCGTGATTTTGTTTTGATAATTTATTACCGTCATGATTTATTGCTAAAGGTAAATGAGCATAACGCGGAATAGGTAAATTCAGTTGTTTATGTAAACTGATTTGTCGCAATGTGGGATCAAGTAGATCGGCACCTCTAACAACTTCGGTTACACCCTGATAATTATCATCAATCACCGTTACTAGATTATACGCAAATAAGTTATTTTTTCTGTGAATAATCATATCTTCTAACACGATAGATGTATTCTTTGAATAATATGTACCTTGAATGACATCTTCAAAATGATAAACAGGGTGCTGTTGGATCAATCGCCATGCACTTTTTTTATCAAAGGGGGTCACATTATTTGTAAGCGGATGACGATGACGGCAGTGGTTATCATACGCGCCCCCTAGGTCATGTAAACGATGACGGCTACAATGACAGTGGTAGCAAACACCTTCTTTCCAAAGTGTGTGTAAAATTTCACGGTAAGCATCATGACGTTGCGATTGATAGAGGATCTCATCATCCCAGAACAAACCATAATGTTCTAATGTACGAATAATTTGGAATGCAGCGTCAGGAGGTTCTCTAAGAGGATCGATATCATCGATGCGCAGAAGCCAACGCCCATTGTGAGCGCGAGCTTGAAGATAACTGCCGAGTGCAGTAACCAATGAGCCAAAATGAAGTTGACCTGTTGGTGATGGCGCAAAGCGCCCAATATAGTCTGTAATCTCGTGCATCGAAAGATTCAGATTAACGCCTCAACGTATTAGGCTGAGGCGTTTACTTATTATTAGCCAGCCATTTGTTTTTCACGGATTTCAGCTAATGTCTTACAGTCGATACATAAGTCGGCAGTAGGACGAGCTTCTAAACGGCGAATGCCGATTTCTACTCCGCAAGATTCACAGAAACCAAAGTCATCATCTTCGACTTTTTTCAGTGTTTTCTCGATTTTCTTAATGAGTTTACGTTCACGATCACGGTTACGCAGCTCAAGACTGAACTCTTCTTCTTGTGCAGCACGGTCAACGGGATCTGGGAAGTTTGCCGCCTCATCTTGCATATGAGTAACGGTGCGGTTGACTTCATCCCTGAGCTGATTGCGCCAAGATTCAAGTATTAGCTTAAAATGCGCTAATTGGGCTTCGTTCATGTACTCTTCGCCCGCTTTTTCCTGATATGGCTCAACGCCAGCAATAGCGAGAATGCTCATGGACGATGTTTTACGCTTTTGCCCTTCTTGCATAATGCTTCTCCTACATACGCATTTCTGAATAATCCCCACCTTCAAAATAGGAAGGGGAAAAAATAGGGCGCTATAAATAGCAGATGCCCGCGCGGATAGCAATTATTCCTTTAATAAGTTTTCTCATGGTGTGAAGGCACGCAAGTAAATGTCCTTTTTTAGTTAAAAAATGCTTAACTAACACCATGAAAATCAATTAACCATTTGAAATAAAAGGTAATTGCTGTCCAATTGTTAAATCGTATTCACTAATATTGATGCGATAACACAAGATTTCAACCCCTGCATCAGTTGCTTCTTTTAGCAGTGAAGCATAGTTAGGGTCAATCTCTTTAGCAACAGTCACTTCCGTAATTCCAGTATGGGGAACTGCGTAGAATAAGACAGCCCTTAAACCCAATTTTGCGATGGCGGTCAACTCTCGAAGATGTTTCTGACCACGTTCTGTCTTTGCATCAGGGAAATAGCCCATACCGTTGTCAAGTAAGGTGACTGACTTCACTTCAATATAACAGTCAACTTTATGATTTGATTTAAGTAAAATGTCAATACGGCTGTTCTCACTACCGTATTTCACTTCTCGTTTTATTTCGTCATACTCAGATAATTCTGGAATG comes from Proteus vulgaris and encodes:
- a CDS encoding response regulator transcription factor; its protein translation is MIKVALVDDHIVVRSGFAQLLMLEPDIHIVGEYSNGQEAWPYLAHDDIDVAVMDLSMPGESGLQLQSRLKQKRPDFRTIILSIYDTPAFVQSALDSGARGYLTKRCGPEELVQAVRAVHQGGCYLCSDAMKALRQTPEEDSALHTLTPREREIFNLLVQGINVKTIAVKLNLSHKTVHVHRANVLGKLGCETTIDLVHFALKNQLITGSL
- the panD gene encoding aspartate 1-decarboxylase, producing the protein MLRTMLQGKLHRVKVTQADLHYEGSCAIDQDFMDAAGILENEAIDIYNVDNGERFSTYAICAERGSRIISVNGAAARKAAVGDRLIICSYVQIPDSDARSHKPNIAYFEDNNEMKRIAKAVPVQVA
- the panC gene encoding pantoate--beta-alanine ligase, which translates into the protein MLIIETTLILRREIKRLKQEGKRIALVPTMGNLHEGHLKLIEEARIHADVVITSIFVNPLQFDREADLANYPRTLQEDCELLRDKQVDIIFAPSAKEMYPHGMENQTTVDVPVLSSVLEGASRPGHFRGVTTVVSKLFNLVQPDVAMFGEKDFQQLQIIKKMVNDLCMDTSIIPVAIVRDKNGLALSSRNRLLSDNEKQQAPALYQTMQEIAEQLASGNHDINQLLQSAKNTLEQKGFRADECFICDADTLTPLNEESRRAVILMAAWLGNTRLIDNQQVNLV
- the panB gene encoding 3-methyl-2-oxobutanoate hydroxymethyltransferase — translated: MKPTTLSTLNRYKQEKKKFATLTAYDSSFARLFAQEGIQAMLIGDSLGMTLQGHNSTLPVTVEQIAYHTRCVRAGAPNAFLIADMPFMSYSTPEQACLNAGILMQAGANMVKIEGGRWLIPTVKMLAERAVPVCIHLGLTPQSVNVFGGYKVQGREHDEAEQLKQDAIALENAGAQLAVLECVPVTLAKAITDALTMPVIGIGAGNVTDGQILVMHDLLGLTPQAPKFSKDFLQEAGSLKGAVSLYVQHVEQGLFPEEKHSFN
- the folK gene encoding 2-amino-4-hydroxy-6-hydroxymethyldihydropteridine diphosphokinase, which produces MNKQKKRVYIILGSNLDSPENQVNSAIKAISEIPHTTLIAQSSWYRTRPMGPQDQPDYLNVAVAIDTTLTPEELLNNTQAIELAQGRVRKEGHRWGPRTLDLDIMLFGDDVIQTERLTVPHYGLKVREFMLYPLAELAPDLRFPDGELLADRLALVPENGMEKW
- the pcnB gene encoding polynucleotide adenylyltransferase PcnB is translated as MFNRVAHFCRNLLGRQTTSSDTQPVASERPVTASDRPIQETQKPVRRRPAISADRPRKKKSNKEKANGSDLPMTVIPRDQHPISRKDISDNALKVLYRLNNSGFQAYLVGGGVRDLLLGKKPKDFDIATNATPEDVRRLFRNSRLVGRRFRLAHIMFGPEVIEVATFRGSHEDHEVSDNNQSQQAQSGMLLRDNIFGSIEEDAIRRDFTLNSLYYGVDDFAVRDYVGGLADLKAGIIRLIGDPETRYREDPVRMLRAIRFASKLDMQIAPETAAPISRLAPLLRNIPSARLFEESLKLLQTGQGYKTYKLMCRYQLIEPLFPLIASKMTEQHDTPMERMLDQVLKNTDYRINKEMRVNPAFLFAAMLWYPLIEHAEKLVQESGLSYYDSFSMAMNDILDEQCRTIAIPKRITTTMRDIWQLQQRLPKRQGRRANKLLEHPKFRAAFDLLELRANVQRNPDLEALANWWADFQASNNTQQRSMVSELGQAPVRRRPRPRKRPRHPSAKSASRQENTNE
- the gluQRS gene encoding tRNA glutamyl-Q(34) synthetase GluQRS: MHEITDYIGRFAPSPTGQLHFGSLVTALGSYLQARAHNGRWLLRIDDIDPLREPPDAAFQIIRTLEHYGLFWDDEILYQSQRHDAYREILHTLWKEGVCYHCHCSRHRLHDLGGAYDNHCRHRHPLTNNVTPFDKKSAWRLIQQHPVYHFEDVIQGTYYSKNTSIVLEDMIIHRKNNLFAYNLVTVIDDNYQGVTEVVRGADLLDPTLRQISLHKQLNLPIPRYAHLPLAINHDGNKLSKQNHAHALPDTDPRPVIIDALQFLNQPIIAGWQDYSLASLLEIAIAKWSPSEILKQNHQQQGYE
- the dksA gene encoding RNA polymerase-binding protein DksA → MQEGQKRKTSSMSILAIAGVEPYQEKAGEEYMNEAQLAHFKLILESWRNQLRDEVNRTVTHMQDEAANFPDPVDRAAQEEEFSLELRNRDRERKLIKKIEKTLKKVEDDDFGFCESCGVEIGIRRLEARPTADLCIDCKTLAEIREKQMAG
- the sfsA gene encoding DNA/RNA nuclease SfsA, translated to MKFEQPLQSATLLKRYKRFLADVVTPNGEEFTLHCANTGAMTGCATPGDTVWYSTSTNAKRKYPHSWELTQTQTDDWICVNTLRANGIIADAIEAGDIPELSEYDEIKREVKYGSENSRIDILLKSNHKVDCYIEVKSVTLLDNGMGYFPDAKTERGQKHLRELTAIAKLGLRAVLFYAVPHTGITEVTVAKEIDPNYASLLKEATDAGVEILCYRINISEYDLTIGQQLPFISNG